One stretch of Candidatus Rokuibacteriota bacterium DNA includes these proteins:
- a CDS encoding sugar ABC transporter permease — protein sequence TLTVYAYRILFQTLQLGFGSAIGVVVFVLVMAVACVYLRTLRRERMTA from the coding sequence ACCCTCACGGTGTACGCGTACCGGATCCTGTTCCAGACGCTCCAGCTCGGCTTCGGCTCCGCCATCGGGGTGGTGGTCTTCGTGCTCGTCATGGCCGTGGCCTGCGTGTATCTCAGAACGCTGCGCAGAGAGCGCATGACCGCATGA
- a CDS encoding carbohydrate ABC transporter permease, which translates to MTPRSLIRDAAILLLLAAYAVPFFWQLLTSFKPDSELLVLPPLLPSRLTLGHYAAVLERSVMPRAVLNSLGIAALTSGLALGLGLPAAYALARLPVRGKAALMLGIVASTAFPQIATVSPLYLLMRALGLRDTWAALVLADTSFALPLVIWLLTGFIRDIPDEIEEAAALDGASRLQILRRMVLPLTAPAMASAALLTFLFSWNEFLFAYTLSATEASRTVPVALALFPGVFEVPWGDIAAASILASLPPILIVVLLQRYLVSGVLAGALRE; encoded by the coding sequence ATGACCCCGCGCTCGCTCATCCGGGACGCGGCGATCTTGCTCCTGCTCGCCGCCTACGCGGTCCCGTTCTTCTGGCAGCTGCTCACCTCGTTCAAGCCCGACAGCGAGCTGCTCGTGCTGCCCCCGCTCCTCCCCTCCCGGTTGACGCTCGGCCACTATGCGGCCGTGCTGGAGCGGAGCGTGATGCCGCGCGCGGTGCTCAACAGCCTCGGCATCGCCGCGCTGACGTCGGGCCTCGCCCTGGGCCTGGGCCTCCCGGCCGCCTACGCGCTGGCGCGGCTCCCCGTCCGGGGGAAAGCCGCCCTGATGCTCGGCATCGTCGCCAGCACGGCCTTTCCCCAGATCGCCACGGTGAGCCCGCTCTATCTCCTCATGCGGGCGCTCGGGCTGCGCGATACCTGGGCCGCGCTCGTCCTCGCCGACACCTCCTTCGCCCTCCCGCTGGTGATCTGGCTCCTCACGGGGTTCATCCGGGACATCCCGGACGAGATCGAGGAAGCCGCCGCACTGGATGGCGCGAGCCGGCTGCAGATCCTCCGCCGGATGGTCCTTCCGCTGACCGCGCCCGCCATGGCCTCGGCGGCCCTGCTCACCTTTCTCTTCAGCTGGAACGAGTTCCTGTTCGCCTACACCCTCAGCGCCACCGAGGCGAGCCGCACGGTGCCGGTGGCCCTGGCGCTGTTCCCCGGTGTCTTCGAGGTGCCCTGGGGCGACATCGCCGCGGCGTCCATCCTCGCCAGCCTGCCCCCGATCCTGATCGTGGTGCTGCTGCAGCGCTATCTGGTGAGCGGCGTGCTCGCGGGGGCCCTCAGGGAGTGA
- a CDS encoding response regulator codes for MRTPPLILVVDDNPMNVDILQTRLTGQGYDIITAADGEQALAAARDKLPDLILLDIMMPKVDGVEVCRQLKADASLPFMPIIMVTAKADTKDIVAGLEAGAEEYLTKPVDQASLVARVKSMLRIKGLHDTVQEQSARLESQAVELAAFNRTLEQRVAEQLGELERVGRLKRFFSPQLAEMIVAGGAADPLTSHRREITVVFLDLRGFTAFAESSEPEEVMVVLRDYHAAAGRLILAHEGTLERFTGDGMMIFFNDPVPVPNPGERALRMALAIREEIGAMADKWRKQGYDLHLGIGIAQGYATLGAIGFEGRWDYGAIGTVTNLAARLCGEAQGGQILINQRVYAGVEGIAEAQAVEPLVLKGFLRPIAAYSVTGIKS; via the coding sequence GTGAGGACTCCGCCGCTCATCCTGGTGGTCGACGACAACCCCATGAACGTGGACATCCTCCAGACGCGCCTCACGGGACAGGGCTACGACATCATCACGGCCGCGGATGGGGAGCAGGCGCTGGCCGCGGCCCGCGACAAGCTCCCGGACCTGATCCTGCTCGACATCATGATGCCCAAGGTGGATGGCGTGGAGGTCTGCCGTCAGCTCAAGGCCGACGCCTCTCTGCCCTTCATGCCGATCATCATGGTGACCGCGAAGGCCGACACGAAGGACATCGTGGCGGGGCTCGAGGCAGGCGCCGAGGAGTACCTGACCAAGCCCGTGGACCAGGCCTCGCTGGTGGCCCGGGTGAAGTCCATGCTGCGCATCAAGGGCCTGCACGACACGGTGCAGGAGCAGAGCGCCCGCCTCGAGAGCCAGGCGGTGGAGCTGGCGGCGTTCAACCGGACGCTGGAGCAGCGCGTGGCCGAGCAGCTCGGCGAGCTCGAGCGGGTCGGGCGGCTCAAGCGCTTCTTCTCGCCGCAGCTGGCCGAGATGATCGTCGCCGGCGGCGCGGCGGACCCGCTGACGAGCCACCGCCGCGAGATCACGGTGGTCTTCCTCGACCTCCGCGGGTTCACCGCGTTCGCCGAGTCCTCGGAGCCCGAGGAAGTCATGGTGGTGCTGCGCGACTACCATGCCGCTGCCGGCCGCCTGATCCTGGCCCACGAGGGGACGCTGGAGCGCTTCACGGGCGACGGGATGATGATCTTCTTCAACGACCCCGTGCCGGTGCCCAACCCGGGCGAGCGCGCCCTCCGCATGGCGCTGGCCATCCGCGAGGAAATCGGCGCGATGGCCGACAAGTGGCGCAAGCAGGGCTACGATCTCCACCTGGGCATCGGCATCGCCCAGGGGTACGCCACCCTCGGGGCGATCGGCTTCGAGGGGCGGTGGGACTACGGCGCCATCGGCACCGTCACCAACCTCGCCGCGCGGCTCTGCGGCGAGGCCCAGGGCGGGCAGATCCTGATCAACCAGCGGGTCTACGCCGGCGTCGAGGGGATCGCGGAGGCCCAGGCGGTGGAGCCTCTGGTGCTCAAGGGCTTCCTCCGCCCCATCGCCGCCTACAGCGTCACCGGCATCAAGAGCTGA
- a CDS encoding response regulator: MSQRILVVDDVEDNRLILRDLLSGAGFQVIEAVTGEEGVRLAETEAPDLILMDIQLPGLDGYEATRRIKANPALRRIPLVAVTSYALSGDDVKAREAGCDAYVTKPFSPRALLATIREYLS, from the coding sequence ATGAGCCAGCGCATCCTCGTGGTGGACGACGTGGAGGACAACCGGCTCATCCTCAGGGATCTCCTCTCGGGCGCCGGGTTCCAGGTGATCGAGGCCGTCACGGGAGAGGAGGGCGTCCGGCTCGCCGAGACGGAGGCGCCGGACCTCATCTTGATGGACATCCAGCTCCCGGGCCTGGACGGTTACGAGGCCACCCGGCGCATCAAGGCGAATCCGGCGCTCCGGCGGATCCCTCTCGTCGCCGTGACCTCGTATGCGCTCAGCGGCGACGACGTCAAGGCCCGGGAAGCCGGCTGCGATGCCTACGTGACCAAACCCTTCAGCCCGCGTGCGCTGCTGGCCACGATCCGCGAGTACCTGTCGTGA
- a CDS encoding PAS domain S-box protein codes for MKARPRPAGGSYRERLGWVYAGAFLLVVVAVAGFMWYHIETERRAAEAQIRTRLTTLAEDRGRLVSDWLAARRADAELLAGSPAIRAFLAAPETGGDVRAQLVSQLDRTAKTYGYSAIAVLDARGRTLARYSSVATTDSEAAAAAGAVRGDTFRITIERDGSRRASLGIAVPVHAQGTGSAARAIIGVVLFRMRADTSLFPLVTSATAGTRTGETLLAQFGAGLPAYVSPLGYASAGWQSTERSLQEVAVLAGTAPAGSAAFGEVTDYRMASAFAAARRLPATPWTLVVKMDQDEALAGFYQAGRLAGLAAAFLLLALGGLLIGLWRQQQRALLLREQIQQERAIITLKGYAEKILATVPSGLLLLTGDLRVLSGNRALLDLLGMTLDGVVGRPLDDLLRVDALRQRAREVMRTGVPLHDTLVAAELVSRGETRPVRITLTGIRLATDDAARLLMIVEDLAEEERLQAARRVSEERFRDLVQGLDAIVWEAEADTLSFTFVSQRAEGILGYPVDQWLTDRGFWVKRIHPDDRATVSEVSRRALETTKDHEVEYRSLTADGREVWLRDLVHVVLDSAGRPTALRGLTVDVTERKLAADRLEELVRRRTGELSRANEELEQALTAAREAREAAEVASRAKSQFLANMSHELRTPMNAILGYTELILDDTYGSVPDKIRAVLGRVDKSGHHLLGLINDVLDLSKIEAGQLNLAVADYSMADLVRGVAQAVEGLAKEKSLGLEVALPPDLPPAAGDERRLTQVLLNLVGNAIKFTETGRVSLGVVVTDDVFRVSVTDTGPGIAPEDQEKIFEEFQQVDGTATRKKGGTGLGLAIARRIVALHGGRLWVESAPGSGSTFSFTVPVRVERRKRLVRVAAERRRQVA; via the coding sequence ATGAAGGCACGCCCGCGGCCGGCGGGAGGGTCCTACCGGGAACGTCTCGGATGGGTCTACGCCGGGGCCTTCCTCCTGGTCGTGGTCGCCGTCGCCGGCTTCATGTGGTACCACATCGAGACCGAGCGTCGGGCCGCGGAGGCACAGATCCGCACGCGGCTGACGACGCTCGCCGAGGACCGCGGCCGACTCGTGTCGGACTGGCTCGCCGCGCGGCGAGCAGACGCCGAGCTCCTGGCTGGCTCCCCCGCGATCCGGGCGTTCCTGGCGGCTCCGGAGACGGGTGGCGACGTGCGGGCCCAGCTGGTCTCGCAGCTCGATCGGACCGCGAAGACTTACGGTTATTCGGCGATCGCGGTGCTCGACGCCAGGGGGCGCACGCTCGCGCGCTACTCGTCGGTCGCGACCACCGATTCCGAGGCCGCCGCCGCCGCGGGCGCGGTGCGCGGGGACACCTTCCGCATCACGATCGAGAGGGACGGCTCCCGGCGCGCCTCCCTCGGCATCGCGGTGCCGGTCCATGCCCAGGGGACCGGCAGCGCCGCGCGGGCCATCATCGGAGTCGTCCTGTTCCGGATGCGGGCCGACACCTCCCTCTTCCCGCTCGTGACCAGCGCCACGGCGGGCACGCGCACCGGCGAGACGCTTCTCGCGCAGTTCGGCGCCGGCCTGCCGGCGTACGTCTCCCCGCTGGGCTACGCATCGGCCGGCTGGCAGAGCACGGAGCGCTCGCTCCAGGAGGTGGCGGTCCTGGCCGGCACGGCCCCGGCGGGCAGCGCCGCCTTCGGCGAGGTGACGGACTATCGCATGGCCTCCGCCTTCGCGGCCGCGCGGCGGCTGCCGGCCACCCCGTGGACGCTCGTGGTCAAGATGGATCAGGACGAGGCGCTCGCCGGGTTCTACCAGGCCGGCCGGCTGGCGGGGCTTGCGGCGGCCTTCCTCCTCCTCGCGCTCGGCGGCCTGCTGATCGGCCTCTGGCGCCAGCAGCAACGAGCGCTTCTCCTGCGGGAGCAGATCCAGCAGGAGCGGGCCATCATCACGCTGAAGGGCTACGCCGAGAAGATCCTCGCCACCGTCCCCTCCGGGCTCCTCCTCCTGACAGGCGACCTGCGCGTGCTCTCGGGCAACCGCGCCCTCCTCGACCTGCTCGGCATGACCCTGGACGGGGTCGTGGGCCGCCCGCTGGACGACCTCCTCCGCGTGGACGCCCTGAGGCAGCGCGCCCGCGAGGTCATGCGCACCGGGGTCCCACTCCACGACACCCTCGTCGCGGCCGAGCTCGTGTCCCGGGGGGAGACGCGCCCGGTGCGCATCACGCTCACGGGGATCCGGCTGGCCACCGACGACGCGGCCCGGCTGCTGATGATCGTCGAGGATCTGGCGGAGGAGGAGCGGTTGCAAGCGGCCCGGCGGGTCTCCGAGGAGCGCTTCCGCGACCTGGTCCAGGGGCTCGACGCCATCGTGTGGGAGGCCGAGGCGGACACCCTCTCGTTCACCTTCGTGAGCCAGCGGGCCGAGGGAATCCTCGGCTACCCGGTGGACCAGTGGCTCACGGACCGGGGGTTCTGGGTCAAGCGCATCCATCCCGACGACCGCGCCACCGTCAGCGAGGTGTCCCGCCGGGCGCTCGAGACGACCAAGGACCACGAGGTCGAGTATCGCTCCCTGACTGCCGACGGTCGGGAGGTGTGGCTCCGCGACCTCGTCCACGTGGTGCTCGACAGCGCGGGCCGGCCGACCGCGCTCCGCGGGCTGACCGTGGACGTCACGGAGCGCAAGCTGGCTGCCGACAGGCTCGAGGAGCTGGTGAGGCGGCGAACGGGCGAGCTCTCGCGCGCCAACGAGGAGCTGGAGCAGGCGCTCACGGCGGCGCGCGAGGCGCGCGAGGCGGCGGAGGTGGCGAGCCGGGCCAAGTCCCAGTTCCTCGCCAACATGAGCCACGAGCTGCGCACTCCGATGAACGCCATCCTCGGCTACACGGAGCTGATCCTGGACGACACCTACGGCTCGGTGCCCGACAAGATCCGCGCCGTGCTCGGGCGTGTGGACAAGAGCGGGCACCACCTCCTGGGCCTCATCAACGACGTGCTCGACCTCTCCAAGATCGAGGCGGGGCAGCTCAACCTGGCGGTGGCGGACTACTCCATGGCGGATCTCGTCCGCGGCGTCGCGCAGGCGGTCGAGGGGCTGGCCAAGGAGAAGAGCCTCGGGCTGGAGGTGGCGCTGCCGCCCGATCTTCCGCCTGCGGCGGGCGACGAGCGGCGCCTCACCCAGGTGCTCCTGAACCTCGTGGGCAACGCCATCAAGTTCACCGAGACTGGCCGGGTCTCCCTCGGCGTCGTCGTCACCGACGACGTGTTCCGTGTCTCCGTCACGGACACCGGTCCCGGCATCGCCCCCGAGGACCAGGAGAAGATCTTCGAGGAGTTCCAGCAGGTGGACGGCACCGCGACCCGGAAGAAGGGCGGCACCGGCCTCGGTCTCGCCATCGCCAGGCGGATCGTCGCGCTGCACGGTGGGCGCCTCTGGGTCGAGTCCGCGCCCGGCAGCGGCTCCACCTTCTCGTTCACCGTGCCTGTCCGCGTCGAGCGCCGGAAGCGCCTCGTCCGGGTGGCGGCGGAGCGGCGCAGGCAGGTGGCATGA
- a CDS encoding response regulator — protein sequence MSGRILVVDDHDENRRILHDLLDGAGFELLEAATGEEAVQLAEQHVPDLILMDIQLPGIDGHEATRRIKANPALRRIPIIAVTSYALAGDEAKALAAGCDDYVAKPFSPRALLAKVRGFLDKPKVSSP from the coding sequence ATGAGCGGCAGGATCCTGGTGGTGGACGATCACGACGAGAACCGGCGCATCCTCCACGACCTCCTCGACGGCGCGGGGTTCGAGCTGCTGGAGGCCGCGACGGGCGAGGAGGCGGTCCAGCTCGCCGAGCAGCACGTGCCGGACCTCATCCTGATGGACATCCAGCTCCCCGGCATCGACGGTCACGAGGCCACCCGCCGCATCAAGGCCAACCCTGCCCTGCGCCGGATCCCGATCATCGCCGTGACGTCCTACGCCCTCGCCGGGGACGAGGCCAAGGCGCTGGCGGCCGGCTGCGACGACTACGTCGCCAAGCCCTTCAGCCCGCGCGCCCTCCTGGCGAAGGTCCGCGGATTCCTCGACAAGCCGAAGGTGTCGTCGCCATGA
- a CDS encoding GAF domain-containing protein, producing MSEPGATPASARRVHPLVPLNYRVRIVGHALIGMVLASVLYERGARPLLWGLLIAQSLLWPHLAFLNARSAGSSKNREFANLLGDALIIGCWAAQASFSPWPTAMFVTALNVAILSVAGIRFSVMALGVMVVAALGTGSLIGFRFEPTSSPLTLGLSVAGILLYTSAFGIVNYRQARRVAQTSRTIEQQARELAEALRQQTATSEILHVLSASPTHPQPVLDAVAAHGARLCGASGAVVFQVHDETLRAVAAYGDLPRHKAGEATIRIGRGSVPGRAVADRATVHVHDVAATPASEYPEGRAFDEALGLRTALATPLMREGTPVGAILLRRTEVRPFTDREIGLLGTFAHQAAIAIDNARLFQEIHSQRMEMERLSGNMERLYRLSTAMQEPLSLKEQLHRVLEAASQMGIIDRVYVWAVNEETNRLVNLAGAGFSEDEWKDFEGAEIPLGQAGAMSKAYQEGAPLLFDEENPLPPELRLGPPYSGMRAIRTRSFLAVPMIARGVTVGVLAGDNKPSGRPIPRRVVGLLQTFASHAAVAIANAQIFRALEDKTRQVEAASRAKSQFLANMSHELRTPMNAILGYTELILDNTYGEVPEKIRGVLDRVDKSGRHLLSLINDVLDLSKIEAGQVTLSVTDYSIKEVVQTVFLAAEALASEKSLELTVTLPPDLPPARGDERRIAQVLLNLVGNAIKFTEAGRVAVGVTVEDDAFRVVVTDTGPGIALENQEKIFEEFQQVDSSSTRKQGGSGLGLAIAKRIVEMHGGRLSVESTPGRGSTFSFTVPIRLERRQQPVPVAADRRRPEP from the coding sequence CTACGAGCGGGGGGCCAGACCTCTCCTCTGGGGCCTGCTCATCGCCCAGAGCCTCCTCTGGCCTCATCTCGCCTTCCTCAACGCCCGGTCCGCGGGCAGCTCCAAGAACCGCGAGTTCGCCAACCTTCTGGGCGATGCCCTGATCATCGGCTGCTGGGCGGCGCAGGCTTCCTTCAGCCCGTGGCCCACGGCCATGTTCGTCACCGCCCTCAACGTGGCCATCCTGAGCGTCGCAGGCATCCGGTTCTCCGTCATGGCCCTCGGCGTGATGGTGGTCGCCGCCCTCGGCACGGGCTCGCTCATCGGGTTCCGCTTCGAGCCGACCTCGAGCCCGCTGACGCTGGGCCTCAGCGTCGCCGGGATCCTCCTCTACACCTCGGCGTTCGGGATCGTGAACTACCGGCAGGCGCGGCGCGTCGCGCAGACCAGCAGGACCATCGAGCAGCAGGCCCGGGAGCTCGCCGAGGCCCTCAGACAGCAGACGGCCACGAGCGAGATCCTGCACGTGCTGAGCGCCTCGCCGACGCACCCGCAGCCCGTGCTCGACGCCGTGGCGGCCCACGGCGCCCGCCTCTGCGGCGCCAGCGGCGCCGTGGTCTTCCAGGTCCACGACGAGACGCTCCGGGCGGTGGCCGCTTACGGCGACCTGCCGCGTCACAAGGCCGGCGAGGCCACGATCCGGATCGGCCGCGGCTCCGTCCCCGGCCGTGCCGTGGCGGACCGGGCGACGGTCCACGTCCACGACGTGGCGGCGACGCCGGCCTCGGAGTACCCGGAAGGGCGCGCCTTCGACGAGGCGCTGGGGCTCCGGACGGCGCTGGCAACACCGTTGATGAGGGAGGGCACGCCGGTCGGGGCGATCCTGCTGCGGCGGACGGAGGTGCGTCCCTTCACCGACAGGGAGATCGGGTTGCTCGGGACCTTCGCGCACCAGGCCGCCATCGCCATCGACAATGCCCGGCTCTTCCAGGAGATCCACAGCCAGCGGATGGAGATGGAGCGTCTCTCGGGGAACATGGAGCGCCTCTATCGGCTCTCCACCGCCATGCAGGAGCCGCTCTCCCTGAAGGAGCAGCTCCACCGGGTCCTCGAGGCGGCGAGTCAGATGGGCATCATCGACCGCGTGTACGTCTGGGCCGTGAACGAGGAGACGAATCGGCTGGTCAACCTGGCCGGGGCCGGCTTCTCCGAGGACGAGTGGAAGGACTTCGAGGGGGCCGAGATCCCTCTCGGGCAGGCCGGGGCCATGTCCAAGGCGTACCAGGAGGGCGCGCCCCTGCTCTTCGACGAGGAGAACCCGCTCCCACCGGAGCTCCGCCTCGGGCCCCCGTATTCCGGAATGCGGGCCATCCGGACACGGAGCTTCCTGGCCGTCCCCATGATCGCCCGCGGCGTCACCGTGGGCGTGCTGGCGGGCGACAACAAGCCGAGCGGCCGCCCCATCCCGCGGCGCGTCGTGGGGCTGCTCCAGACCTTCGCGTCGCACGCGGCCGTCGCCATCGCGAATGCGCAGATCTTCCGGGCGCTGGAGGACAAGACCCGGCAGGTCGAGGCGGCCAGCCGGGCCAAGTCGCAGTTTCTCGCCAACATGAGCCACGAGCTGCGGACCCCCATGAACGCCATCCTCGGCTACACCGAGCTGATCCTGGACAACACCTACGGGGAGGTACCGGAGAAGATCCGAGGCGTACTCGACCGGGTGGACAAGAGCGGGCGCCACCTCCTGAGCCTCATCAACGACGTGCTCGACCTCTCCAAGATCGAGGCCGGTCAGGTCACGCTGTCCGTCACGGACTACTCGATCAAGGAGGTGGTCCAGACGGTGTTCCTCGCGGCGGAGGCGCTGGCGTCGGAGAAGAGCCTCGAGCTGACCGTCACCCTCCCCCCGGATCTTCCGCCGGCCCGCGGCGACGAGCGCCGGATCGCGCAGGTGCTGCTGAACCTGGTGGGCAACGCGATCAAGTTCACCGAGGCCGGCCGGGTCGCCGTCGGCGTCACCGTCGAGGACGACGCCTTCCGCGTGGTCGTCACCGACACCGGTCCCGGCATCGCTCTCGAGAACCAGGAGAAGATCTTCGAGGAGTTCCAGCAGGTGGACAGCTCGAGCACGCGCAAGCAGGGCGGGAGCGGGCTGGGGCTCGCGATCGCCAAGCGCATCGTGGAGATGCACGGCGGGCGGCTCTCGGTCGAGTCCACCCCGGGCCGCGGTTCCACCTTCTCCTTCACCGTGCCCATCCGCCTCGAGCGGCGACAGCAGCCGGTCCCGGTGGCGGCAGATCGTCGGAGGCCGGAGCCATGA